From Candidatus Fusobacterium pullicola, the proteins below share one genomic window:
- a CDS encoding phage tail protein, with the protein MVVGSLGKVIFACSNFYIKTLDSLNRDINYRWIEHQIIGSKPKLQFDGVNLENIKFNIHLNAAFNVNPAKSAQELKEYGAKGEKLRFILGGKVIGTYVIENISEVYKSYTGLGTVTKIDLSLQLKEYN; encoded by the coding sequence ATGGTTGTAGGAAGTTTAGGTAAAGTAATCTTTGCTTGTAGTAATTTTTATATTAAAACTCTTGACTCTTTAAATAGAGATATAAATTACAGATGGATAGAACATCAAATAATAGGGAGTAAACCTAAGCTTCAATTTGATGGAGTAAATTTGGAAAATATAAAATTTAATATACATTTAAATGCTGCTTTTAATGTGAATCCTGCTAAATCAGCTCAAGAGTTAAAAGAGTATGGAGCAAAGGGAGAGAAACTTAGGTTTATTCTAGGAGGGAAAGTTATTGGAACTTATGTTATAGAAAATATTTCAGAAGTATATAAAAGTTACACAGGGTTAGGGACTGTAACAAAAATTGATTTATCTCTTCAATTAAAGGAGTATAACTAA